In one window of Gemmatimonadota bacterium DNA:
- the fabD gene encoding ACP S-malonyltransferase → MTQARIAFLFPGQASQYVGMGRDLHDRYPQVRSLYQQAREITGADIAGVSFDGPAETLKQTNYTQLAILVHSVAVASMLKAHGIEPDFVAGHSLGEYSALVAAGALDFEESLRLVRLRSALMHEAGQRRRGTMAAVIGLSPREIDEVCRAACADDEPVQPANYNAPVQTVIAGAVPAVERAMDGARSAGAKRVVPLKVSGAFHSELMEYARHGLSEAIEKTPFSRLETPVVANVNARAVTEPDEIRRLLIEQLTHPVRWAESMQTLADQEVDTVVEAGPGNVLTGLMKRMHRGIAVLNADKLADVTAVAESIGRPVAETHGRLVADRLESR, encoded by the coding sequence ATGACCCAAGCCAGGATCGCCTTCTTGTTTCCGGGCCAGGCCTCGCAGTACGTCGGCATGGGCCGGGACCTGCACGACCGGTATCCGCAGGTTCGATCGCTTTACCAGCAGGCCCGCGAGATCACCGGCGCCGATATCGCCGGCGTCTCCTTCGACGGCCCCGCCGAAACCCTGAAGCAGACGAACTACACGCAGCTGGCCATCCTGGTGCACAGCGTGGCGGTCGCATCCATGCTGAAAGCGCATGGGATCGAACCGGATTTCGTCGCCGGCCACAGCCTGGGCGAGTATTCGGCGCTGGTGGCGGCCGGCGCCCTCGATTTCGAGGAGTCGCTGCGCCTGGTCCGACTGCGCAGTGCACTGATGCACGAGGCCGGACAGCGGCGTCGGGGAACCATGGCGGCCGTGATCGGCCTGTCTCCACGAGAGATCGACGAAGTCTGCCGGGCCGCCTGCGCGGATGACGAACCCGTTCAACCGGCGAACTACAACGCACCGGTACAGACGGTCATCGCCGGGGCCGTGCCGGCCGTAGAACGGGCGATGGACGGTGCCAGGTCGGCGGGCGCGAAACGGGTCGTTCCGCTCAAGGTCAGCGGCGCCTTCCATTCCGAACTCATGGAATATGCTCGGCACGGCCTCTCCGAGGCGATTGAAAAGACCCCCTTTTCCCGCTTGGAAACGCCGGTAGTGGCCAACGTGAACGCCCGGGCCGTGACGGAGCCCGATGAAATCCGCCGCCTGCTGATCGAACAGCTGACCCACCCCGTGCGCTGGGCGGAATCGATGCAGACGCTGGCCGATCAAGAGGTGGACACCGTGGTGGAAGCAGGACCGGGCAACGTGCTCACGGGGCTGATGAAGCGGATGCACCGCGGCATCGCCGTCCTGAACGCGGACAAACTTGCCGACGTCACGGCCGTGGCGGAATCGATCGGTCGGCCTGTGGCGGAAACGCACGGACGGCTCGTGGCCGATCGGTTGGAATCGCGGTAA
- a CDS encoding 50S ribosomal protein L32 yields the protein MALPKRRQSRARSRKRRTHWVLQMPTLVECSHCGEMKRAHRVCPHCGHYQGREVQEVEAI from the coding sequence ATGGCCCTGCCCAAGCGACGCCAATCTCGGGCACGGAGTCGTAAGCGCCGTACGCACTGGGTGCTGCAGATGCCGACGCTGGTGGAATGCTCCCATTGCGGGGAGATGAAACGCGCACACCGCGTTTGTCCCCACTGCGGACACTACCAAGGAAGGGAAGTCCAGGAAGTCGAAGCGATTTAG
- a CDS encoding DUF177 domain-containing protein: MQIAIEHLAEGLHPIHLEDTPAADFIPDEECRFASPVKVDGTLTVSENSLVLQADIAVSMTFSCGRCLEEVEEHISGEIATYYEKTDRAIPDGEELTESDDVEILDYSAKTIDLSRRIAELVNLNIPMKPLCSEACKGLCPDCGRNLNEGACSCGTRQEDPRWHTLKTLLKED; the protein is encoded by the coding sequence ATGCAAATAGCGATCGAGCATCTGGCCGAAGGTCTGCATCCCATCCACCTGGAAGACACACCCGCCGCCGATTTCATTCCGGACGAGGAATGCCGTTTCGCTTCGCCCGTCAAGGTGGACGGCACGCTGACAGTCTCCGAGAATTCGCTCGTGCTGCAGGCCGACATCGCGGTCTCCATGACGTTCTCCTGCGGCAGGTGCCTCGAAGAGGTCGAAGAACATATCAGCGGCGAAATCGCGACCTACTACGAGAAGACCGACCGGGCCATACCCGATGGCGAGGAGCTGACCGAATCGGACGACGTGGAAATCCTGGACTACAGCGCGAAGACGATCGACCTCAGTCGGCGCATCGCCGAACTCGTCAACCTGAATATCCCCATGAAACCCCTGTGCAGCGAAGCATGCAAGGGCCTCTGTCCCGATTGCGGCAGGAACCTCAACGAGGGTGCCTGCAGTTGCGGTACGCGGCAGGAGGACCCACGCTGGCACACCTTGAAAACGTTATTGAAGGAGGATTAA
- the sucD gene encoding succinate--CoA ligase subunit alpha yields MSILVDANTRVVVQGITGRDGSFHTRQMAAYGTNIVSGVTPGKGGQDLDGIPIYDTLGEAAGATGANTSIIYVRPAFAADAIHEAIDAEMDLVICITEGIPTLDMARVYAVLQHSGVRLLGPNCPGAITPGVTKVGIMPGHIHRPGHVGVVSRSGTLTYEIVHQLTAAGIGQSTCLGIGGDPIIGTGFIDALEAFEADPDTHAVVMIGEIGGSDEERAAEFVRQHMKKPVVGFIAGRTAPPGKRMGHAGAIISGGTGGAEEKVSALNEAGIPVADRSADVVDSIRSALA; encoded by the coding sequence ATGAGCATCCTGGTTGACGCAAACACCCGCGTCGTCGTGCAAGGGATCACCGGAAGGGACGGTTCCTTTCACACGCGCCAGATGGCGGCCTACGGCACGAACATCGTGTCCGGAGTCACTCCGGGGAAGGGCGGCCAGGACCTGGACGGCATCCCGATCTACGATACCCTCGGGGAAGCGGCAGGGGCGACCGGCGCCAACACGTCCATCATCTACGTCCGCCCCGCCTTCGCGGCCGACGCGATCCACGAGGCCATCGACGCCGAAATGGACCTGGTGATCTGCATCACGGAAGGCATCCCGACGCTGGACATGGCCCGGGTCTACGCCGTCCTGCAGCATTCCGGCGTACGGCTCCTGGGGCCGAACTGTCCCGGCGCCATCACGCCCGGGGTCACCAAGGTGGGCATCATGCCCGGCCACATCCACCGGCCCGGACATGTGGGCGTGGTCTCCCGCAGCGGCACGTTGACCTACGAGATCGTCCACCAGTTGACAGCCGCGGGCATCGGTCAGTCGACCTGCCTGGGAATCGGCGGCGATCCGATCATCGGTACGGGCTTCATCGACGCCCTCGAGGCCTTCGAAGCGGACCCGGATACCCACGCCGTGGTCATGATCGGCGAGATTGGCGGCTCCGACGAGGAACGGGCGGCCGAGTTCGTGCGGCAGCACATGAAGAAGCCGGTGGTCGGTTTCATCGCGGGACGCACGGCGCCTCCCGGCAAGCGCATGGGGCACGCCGGCGCGATCATATCGGGGGGAACGGGCGGCGCCGAGGAGAAAGTGAGCGCGCTGAACGAGGCGGGCATTCCGGTAGCCGACCGGTCGGCCGACGTGGTGGATTCGATTCGGTCCGCACTCGCCTGA
- the sucC gene encoding ADP-forming succinate--CoA ligase subunit beta produces the protein MNIHEFQAKGIFARHGMAIPREQVARTPDEARRIAEELGTRVVVKAQVHVGGRGKAGGVKLASTPDEAFEIAGRILGMDIKGLTVRQVLVAEAVEIDHEAYIGIILDRQTRRPVFMVSAAGGVDIEEVARDTPEKIHKLAVDPLLGLQPYQARSLAFKLYSDSALVKQAAGMLARLYDAFIESDASLAEINPLVSTPEGKLWILDGKVNIDDNALFRHEEIEAMRDPESEEPTETEARDADLSFVKLDGDIGCIVNGAGLAMATMDMVKFYGGMPANFLDIGGSSNPDKVVTAMNIITSDDRVKAVLFNIFGGITRCDDVANGIVTALDRIAAGPGGPLTLPIVIRLTGTNEAEGRKILESVGLVAVDTMAEAVQKAVALGKGAR, from the coding sequence TTGAACATACACGAATTCCAGGCGAAGGGCATCTTCGCCCGGCACGGGATGGCGATCCCGCGGGAACAGGTGGCCCGGACGCCCGATGAAGCCCGGCGTATCGCCGAGGAACTGGGCACGCGGGTGGTGGTCAAGGCCCAGGTGCACGTCGGCGGACGGGGCAAGGCGGGCGGTGTGAAACTGGCCTCGACGCCCGATGAGGCATTCGAAATCGCGGGCCGGATCCTGGGCATGGACATCAAGGGGCTGACGGTCCGGCAGGTCCTCGTGGCCGAAGCGGTGGAGATCGACCACGAAGCCTACATCGGGATCATCCTCGACCGGCAGACCCGGCGGCCGGTGTTCATGGTCAGCGCGGCGGGAGGCGTCGACATCGAGGAAGTCGCCCGGGATACGCCGGAGAAGATTCACAAGCTGGCCGTCGACCCGCTGCTCGGCCTGCAACCGTATCAGGCCAGGTCCCTGGCTTTCAAACTCTATTCCGATTCCGCGCTGGTCAAACAGGCCGCCGGCATGCTAGCCCGGCTCTACGACGCCTTTATCGAAAGCGACGCGTCCCTGGCGGAGATCAACCCCCTCGTGAGCACGCCGGAAGGCAAACTGTGGATCCTGGACGGCAAGGTGAACATCGATGACAACGCGCTATTCAGACACGAGGAAATCGAGGCCATGCGCGATCCCGAATCCGAAGAGCCCACCGAGACCGAGGCGCGGGACGCGGATCTCAGCTTCGTCAAGCTCGATGGCGACATCGGCTGCATCGTCAACGGCGCCGGCCTGGCAATGGCGACCATGGACATGGTGAAGTTCTACGGGGGCATGCCCGCCAACTTTCTCGATATCGGCGGGAGCTCGAACCCGGACAAGGTCGTCACCGCCATGAACATCATCACGTCCGACGACCGGGTCAAGGCCGTGCTTTTCAACATATTCGGCGGGATCACGCGCTGCGACGACGTGGCCAACGGCATCGTGACCGCCCTGGACCGTATCGCCGCCGGTCCTGGCGGACCGCTCACACTGCCTATCGTCATCCGGCTCACCGGGACCAATGAAGCCGAGGGCCGGAAAATACTCGAATCCGTGGGGCTCGTTGCCGTAGACACCATGGCGGAAGCCGTTCAGAAGGCCGTAGCGCTCGGGAAGGGGGCAAGATGA
- the xylB gene encoding xylulokinase: MRHMIGIDIGTSGIKTIIVDERGGLAARAFEEIPLHTPRPNWAEQDPADWWRAASNTVREAMGAAGVPAESIAGIGLSGQMHSSVLLDERDEVLRPSILWCDTRTSEQCRWITEQAGEENLVDWVSNPALEGFTAPKLIWVRDHEPVVYDRIRRVLLPKDYIRFRMTGEFAMEVSDAAGTLMFDVRERRWSGAMLEAIGLPAEFLPPTFESIDVCGRVTEEVAADMGLRPGTPVVGGGADNTCGAVGAGIVRSGRILASLGTSGVVFAHTDDVRVDPELRVHTFCHSVPDKWYLMGVTLFAGGAFQWLRNTLGEVEVSAARMLDTDPYELLTAQAARAPAGSEGLVFLPYLMGERTPHKDANARGAFIGITGRHGRPHMIRSVMEGVTFALRDSIEIMRELGLSVTQVRSTGGGARSSLWRQIQADVYGAEVVTVNAEEGPAFGAAILAAVGTGVYGTVEEAADELVDVVSRTEPEPETSERYEECYGIFKSMYPSLKPSFDALGGMVSKLT; encoded by the coding sequence ATGAGACACATGATCGGCATCGACATCGGCACCTCGGGCATCAAGACGATCATCGTCGACGAACGGGGCGGCCTGGCGGCCCGGGCCTTCGAGGAGATCCCCCTGCACACGCCCCGTCCCAACTGGGCCGAGCAGGATCCGGCGGACTGGTGGCGCGCGGCATCGAATACGGTGCGCGAAGCCATGGGCGCCGCCGGCGTGCCAGCCGAATCCATCGCCGGGATCGGCCTGTCGGGACAGATGCACAGTTCGGTCCTGCTGGATGAACGGGACGAGGTGCTCCGGCCTTCCATCCTGTGGTGCGATACGCGGACGTCCGAACAGTGCCGATGGATCACGGAACAGGCGGGCGAGGAGAACCTGGTGGACTGGGTGTCCAATCCGGCCCTCGAAGGCTTCACCGCACCCAAGCTGATCTGGGTCCGCGACCACGAACCGGTTGTTTACGACCGCATCCGGAGAGTCCTGCTGCCCAAGGACTACATCCGGTTCCGCATGACCGGCGAATTCGCCATGGAAGTCTCCGACGCCGCGGGCACGCTCATGTTCGACGTGCGCGAGCGGAGATGGTCCGGCGCCATGCTGGAAGCCATCGGCCTGCCTGCGGAGTTCCTGCCGCCCACCTTCGAATCCATCGACGTCTGCGGCCGCGTGACGGAGGAGGTGGCCGCGGATATGGGACTGAGGCCCGGCACGCCCGTGGTCGGCGGCGGCGCCGACAACACCTGCGGCGCCGTGGGCGCCGGTATCGTCCGGTCCGGCCGGATCCTGGCCAGCCTGGGTACGTCGGGCGTGGTCTTCGCCCACACCGACGACGTCCGCGTGGACCCGGAACTGCGCGTCCATACCTTCTGCCACAGTGTCCCCGACAAGTGGTACCTCATGGGGGTGACCCTCTTCGCGGGCGGCGCCTTCCAGTGGCTGCGCAATACGCTGGGCGAAGTCGAGGTCAGCGCGGCCCGGATGCTGGACACCGACCCCTACGAACTGCTGACGGCCCAGGCGGCCCGCGCGCCGGCGGGCAGCGAGGGCCTGGTGTTTCTCCCCTACCTCATGGGCGAGCGCACCCCCCACAAGGACGCCAACGCGCGGGGCGCGTTCATCGGTATCACGGGACGGCACGGACGGCCCCACATGATCCGTTCCGTGATGGAGGGCGTGACCTTCGCCCTGCGGGATTCCATAGAAATCATGCGGGAGCTCGGGCTGTCCGTCACGCAGGTCCGTTCCACGGGCGGTGGGGCGCGGAGCAGCCTCTGGCGGCAGATCCAGGCCGATGTCTACGGGGCGGAAGTCGTTACCGTGAACGCCGAGGAAGGCCCCGCCTTCGGCGCCGCCATCCTGGCCGCGGTCGGCACCGGCGTGTACGGCACGGTCGAGGAAGCCGCGGACGAACTGGTCGACGTCGTGTCCAGGACGGAGCCGGAACCGGAGACGTCGGAACGCTACGAGGAGTGTTACGGGATCTTCAAATCAATGTACCCGTCCCTGAAACCGAGCTTCGACGCTCTGGGCGGCATGGTAAGCAAGCTGACGTAA
- a CDS encoding sigma-70 family RNA polymerase sigma factor — translation MPKSAQSEVNISRVGSRNSGDDRSLDTYLKEIRTIPVLNLEEEMALARDARNGVNGAINKLIQANLRFVVVVARQYQNQGLPLSDLINEGNIGLIKAAQRYDEHKGFKFISYAVWWVRQAIMQALAEQSRIFRLPLNRAEELRRINKVVRGLKQELGREPTTLEIAGRLSQDHREVVDIMRTFSPHLSLDAPFSPGEEGRLLDVIEDTNIESPDTPVMEKSLKEEVVWALNTLTDREAAVIRFYFGINREKPMTLDEIGKQFGLTRERVRQIKERAIRRLRHTSRSVRLHAYMG, via the coding sequence ATGCCCAAGTCCGCCCAGTCGGAAGTCAACATTTCCCGGGTTGGATCACGGAATTCCGGTGATGACCGGTCGCTCGATACCTACCTGAAAGAAATCAGGACCATCCCGGTATTGAATCTGGAAGAAGAAATGGCGCTGGCGCGCGATGCGCGCAACGGAGTGAACGGCGCCATCAACAAGCTGATCCAGGCCAACCTGCGGTTTGTCGTCGTTGTGGCCAGGCAGTACCAGAACCAGGGCCTGCCGCTGTCCGACCTGATCAACGAGGGCAATATCGGCCTGATCAAGGCCGCGCAGCGCTACGACGAGCACAAGGGATTCAAATTCATTTCCTACGCGGTCTGGTGGGTGCGCCAGGCGATCATGCAGGCCCTGGCCGAACAGTCCCGGATCTTCCGTCTTCCGTTGAACCGGGCCGAGGAGCTGCGAAGGATCAACAAGGTCGTACGGGGCCTCAAGCAGGAATTGGGCCGGGAGCCCACGACCCTCGAAATCGCGGGCAGATTGTCGCAGGACCACCGTGAAGTGGTCGACATCATGCGGACGTTCAGTCCCCACCTTTCGCTCGACGCGCCTTTTTCACCGGGGGAAGAGGGGCGCCTGCTCGACGTGATCGAAGACACGAACATCGAATCGCCGGATACGCCGGTCATGGAGAAGTCGTTGAAGGAGGAAGTGGTCTGGGCCCTCAATACGCTCACGGACCGCGAAGCCGCCGTGATCCGTTTCTATTTCGGGATCAACCGGGAAAAGCCGATGACCCTGGACGAGATCGGGAAGCAGTTCGGCCTGACCCGCGAAAGGGTGCGACAGATCAAGGAGCGGGCGATCCGGCGATTGCGCCATACGTCCCGCAGTGTCCGGCTGCACGCCTACATGGGGTGA
- a CDS encoding peptide ABC transporter substrate-binding protein, whose amino-acid sequence MSSHALGVRALLLVFFCAAACGGDESTQVQIAEGPVVNSLGKQLPPDAAPLHEQILMYFIEEPKTLDVSMDNYGVKGADPYLFERLTMFDADDVLIPGAADRWEPSPDGRTWTFHLREGARWSDGRDVTAHDFEYTFKRFLDPDEGNVFAFLFYNIKNARDFNHGNISDPDSVGVRAIDDLTLEIEAEAPCPFLPHIMAYNSAAPVPPWQVQKYGRRWTEPGNMVSNYSYKLDEWITDRYISYDLNPHYNGPYPGYLEKILLKFIIAGTHPGIAPYENNEVDRQGVFAQFLGEIENSPELTRDLSSNAHFQTWYLFFRTAIPPFDDVRVRRAVGHAIDRETICRVILQGHGTPAYTMLPPNFPGYTGDLLKDVQRYDPPEARRLLAEAGYPDGKGLPEIEFWLRQADPTQMGIAQAIQGMLLETLGMRVEIRNQEIGLYMDNMYQYAIPFGLIPYQYDYPDPDNMLSQVWHSQPVGHGRHDWKNDAFDRLLQAGGTTMDEVKRMAYYGQAERILVEDAGGVFIYHTHVLDLRKPWFKGLEPNSWGQDHFWGNRTTMMDIYIGNNVEKRVF is encoded by the coding sequence ATGTCCTCCCATGCCCTCGGGGTCCGTGCCCTCCTCCTCGTTTTCTTCTGCGCAGCGGCCTGCGGCGGAGACGAAAGCACCCAGGTTCAGATCGCCGAAGGTCCCGTGGTCAACAGCCTGGGGAAGCAGTTGCCGCCCGACGCCGCACCGCTCCACGAACAGATCCTGATGTACTTCATCGAAGAGCCCAAGACGCTGGACGTGAGCATGGACAACTACGGCGTGAAAGGCGCGGATCCTTATCTGTTCGAACGACTTACCATGTTCGACGCCGACGATGTCCTGATCCCGGGGGCCGCCGACCGCTGGGAACCGTCCCCGGATGGGCGTACCTGGACCTTCCATCTCCGGGAGGGTGCGCGCTGGAGCGACGGCCGGGACGTGACCGCCCACGATTTCGAGTACACCTTCAAGCGTTTCCTGGACCCGGACGAGGGCAACGTCTTCGCCTTTCTCTTCTACAATATCAAGAACGCGCGGGACTTCAACCACGGCAACATCAGCGATCCCGACTCGGTGGGCGTTCGCGCCATCGACGACCTGACGCTGGAAATCGAGGCCGAGGCCCCCTGCCCCTTTCTTCCCCACATCATGGCCTACAATTCCGCGGCGCCCGTGCCGCCCTGGCAGGTGCAGAAATACGGCCGTCGCTGGACCGAGCCCGGCAATATGGTCAGCAACTACAGTTACAAGCTGGATGAATGGATCACCGACCGGTACATCTCCTACGACCTGAATCCCCACTATAACGGGCCTTACCCGGGCTACCTGGAGAAGATCCTGCTGAAGTTCATCATCGCCGGCACCCATCCCGGCATCGCGCCCTACGAGAACAACGAAGTCGACCGCCAGGGCGTCTTTGCCCAATTCCTGGGAGAGATCGAAAACAGCCCCGAACTGACCCGGGATTTGTCTTCCAACGCCCATTTCCAGACCTGGTACCTCTTCTTCCGGACCGCGATCCCTCCCTTCGACGACGTGCGGGTCCGCCGGGCCGTCGGCCACGCCATCGACCGCGAGACCATCTGCCGGGTCATCCTGCAGGGCCACGGCACGCCCGCCTACACGATGCTGCCGCCCAACTTCCCCGGATACACGGGCGACCTGCTGAAGGATGTCCAGCGTTACGACCCGCCCGAGGCGCGGCGCCTGCTCGCGGAAGCCGGCTATCCGGACGGCAAGGGCCTGCCCGAGATTGAATTCTGGCTTCGCCAGGCGGACCCGACCCAGATGGGCATCGCCCAGGCGATCCAGGGCATGCTGCTGGAAACCCTGGGCATGCGCGTCGAGATCCGGAACCAGGAAATCGGACTCTACATGGACAACATGTACCAGTACGCCATTCCCTTCGGGCTGATCCCCTACCAGTACGACTACCCCGATCCCGACAACATGCTGTCCCAGGTCTGGCATTCTCAACCGGTCGGCCACGGCCGGCATGACTGGAAGAACGACGCCTTCGACCGGCTGCTGCAGGCCGGGGGAACGACGATGGACGAGGTGAAACGCATGGCGTACTACGGGCAGGCCGAACGCATCCTGGTGGAAGACGCGGGGGGCGTTTTCATCTATCACACCCACGTGCTGGACCTGCGCAAGCCCTGGTTCAAAGGCCTGGAGCCCAATTCGTGGGGACAGGATCACTTCTGGGGCAACCGGACCACGATGATGGACATCTATATCGGCAACAACGTCGAGAAACGGGTGTTCTAA
- a CDS encoding amino acid permease, giving the protein MSQPHAEPSRPTLRKSLGLFDGITILVGITIGAGIFSAPQIIAGFTGSFTPILWLWIAGGAFIFIGGLVYAELGSRMPDTGGEYMYISRAFGPFAGFMFGWSQLFIIRTSPLAGLAIVTVNYFTYFVDMTHVERIAVALFIILLLTILNYVGVHRAGFYQRLTTVLKVAGLMLLVVLGFTLDYGGENLLGTAAAPTGTLGPVGNIIAAAFMVVFAYMGFERVGYSAGEMKDPRRTIPLTMFVGITAIVLIYVLANLLYHQTLGMEGVRSSRIVASDTAVLLLGPIGAGFIAVTVMISTTGSMNGTFMTATRVYYAMARDGLFFRWLDYIHPVYRTPSRAIIAHAVWGTVILLFRGTFETIMAGMVFAVLIFFGANTLALFRLRRMGVGADGGYRVPLYPWTPALFLAGIVVLVVLRATFEWYNSLIDLAFIVTGLPFWLIWRKTRG; this is encoded by the coding sequence ATGTCCCAACCGCACGCCGAACCTTCCCGCCCCACACTGCGCAAGTCCCTTGGGCTGTTCGACGGCATCACCATCCTCGTCGGTATCACCATCGGGGCCGGCATTTTCTCGGCACCTCAGATCATCGCGGGATTCACCGGATCCTTCACGCCCATCCTCTGGCTCTGGATCGCGGGCGGGGCCTTCATTTTCATCGGCGGCCTGGTCTATGCGGAACTGGGCAGCCGGATGCCGGACACGGGCGGCGAATACATGTACATCAGCCGCGCTTTCGGTCCCTTTGCCGGGTTCATGTTCGGCTGGTCCCAGCTGTTCATCATCCGCACCAGCCCCCTCGCCGGCCTGGCCATCGTGACCGTCAACTATTTTACCTATTTCGTCGACATGACGCACGTCGAACGGATCGCCGTAGCCCTGTTCATCATCCTGCTGCTGACCATCCTGAACTACGTGGGCGTGCACCGGGCCGGCTTCTACCAGCGCCTGACCACAGTGCTCAAGGTCGCCGGCCTGATGCTCCTCGTTGTGCTCGGATTCACCCTGGATTACGGGGGCGAAAACCTGCTGGGCACCGCTGCGGCGCCGACCGGTACGCTGGGGCCCGTCGGCAATATCATCGCCGCCGCCTTCATGGTGGTCTTCGCCTACATGGGATTCGAACGGGTGGGTTACTCGGCGGGCGAGATGAAGGACCCCCGGCGCACCATACCCCTGACCATGTTCGTGGGGATCACCGCGATCGTCCTGATCTATGTCCTGGCGAATCTCCTCTATCACCAGACCCTCGGCATGGAAGGCGTCCGGTCGAGCCGCATCGTGGCATCGGACACGGCCGTCCTGCTGCTGGGACCCATCGGCGCGGGGTTCATCGCGGTCACCGTCATGATCTCCACGACCGGCAGCATGAACGGGACCTTCATGACCGCCACGCGGGTCTATTACGCCATGGCGCGGGATGGACTCTTCTTCAGGTGGCTGGACTACATCCATCCCGTGTACCGTACGCCTTCGCGGGCCATCATCGCCCACGCCGTGTGGGGAACGGTCATATTGCTGTTCCGGGGGACCTTCGAGACCATCATGGCGGGGATGGTGTTCGCGGTGCTCATCTTCTTCGGGGCCAACACCCTGGCCCTGTTCAGGCTTCGCCGGATGGGCGTCGGCGCCGACGGCGGATACCGGGTGCCGCTCTATCCCTGGACACCGGCCCTTTTCCTGGCGGGCATCGTCGTCCTCGTGGTGCTGCGCGCCACCTTCGAATGGTACAACTCGCTGATCGACCTCGCCTTTATCGTCACCGGCCTGCCGTTCTGGTTGATCTGGCGCAAGACGAGGGGCTGA
- the moaA gene encoding GTP 3',8-cyclase MoaA, with translation MSYQLTDSFGRTINNLRVSVTDQCNFRCIYCMPEVGMIFQPREEILTFEEIARFVGIVTGLGISKLRLTGGEPTVRKDLPVLVRMLAEIPGVRDMAMTTNGFLLKKLSRDLRSAGLPRINVSLDTLDEEKFKEMTRRDVLHKVLDGLEEATRHFQLPIKINVVAMKGYTEDELLDFAKLARTGPYQVRFIEFMPLDADRSWTRDQVLDGAEIIERIGAQWPLDAVKRPNQREPADLFRFRDGQGEIGLIASVSEPFCGSCNRIRITADGKLRTCLFSINETDIKALLRGGASDAEIAETVIEAVRNKEPGHHINEPDFVQPERTMSSIGG, from the coding sequence ATGAGCTACCAGTTGACGGACAGTTTCGGTCGAACGATCAACAACCTTCGGGTGTCGGTGACGGATCAGTGTAATTTCCGCTGTATCTACTGCATGCCTGAAGTGGGGATGATCTTCCAGCCGCGCGAAGAGATCCTGACCTTCGAGGAAATCGCCCGATTCGTCGGGATCGTCACCGGGCTGGGCATCTCCAAGCTGCGGTTGACCGGCGGAGAGCCGACCGTCCGGAAGGACCTGCCGGTACTGGTGCGCATGCTTGCGGAGATACCCGGCGTCCGGGACATGGCCATGACGACCAACGGCTTCCTGCTCAAGAAATTGTCACGCGACCTGCGTTCGGCGGGTCTGCCCCGGATCAACGTCAGCCTGGATACGCTGGACGAGGAGAAGTTCAAGGAGATGACCCGCCGCGACGTCCTGCACAAGGTGCTCGACGGGCTGGAGGAGGCGACCCGGCATTTCCAGCTTCCTATCAAGATCAACGTTGTCGCCATGAAGGGATATACCGAGGACGAACTCCTCGATTTCGCGAAACTGGCGCGAACCGGCCCCTACCAGGTGCGCTTCATCGAGTTCATGCCGCTGGACGCGGACCGTTCCTGGACCCGCGACCAGGTGCTGGACGGCGCCGAGATCATTGAGCGGATCGGCGCGCAGTGGCCCCTGGACGCCGTGAAGCGGCCCAACCAGCGGGAGCCGGCCGACCTGTTCCGGTTCCGGGACGGCCAGGGCGAGATCGGACTCATCGCTTCGGTCAGCGAACCCTTCTGCGGCAGCTGCAACCGGATCCGAATCACGGCGGACGGCAAGCTTCGGACCTGCCTGTTCTCCATCAACGAAACTGATATCAAGGCCCTTCTGCGGGGCGGCGCCTCGGACGCGGAGATCGCCGAGACGGTGATCGAGGCCGTGCGGAACAAGGAACCGGGACATCACATCAACGAACCCGATTTCGTCCAGCCGGAACGGACCATGTCCTCCATCGGCGGATAG